The following are from one region of the Falco biarmicus isolate bFalBia1 chromosome 1, bFalBia1.pri, whole genome shotgun sequence genome:
- the CCDC42 gene encoding coiled-coil domain-containing protein 42: MGNSQSDWEVSQCFPLEVSVSTYSLCAGRTWALSALLVAGGMATVDKKELLDYFSMQYRQSLLPMLRTRGLSSEDAVSLFVYLQKKRREARLMQNALEEKKEAFKERMKAIACRWRGLHIKEAQLKNYKNKFRKFLKENDKKRIQALQKAIGERETKIQKESELLEAKRQLEILKNKHQKLCNKVQKYSIFTKYLEDVVKVSQFEEIQEVIWRYRTLVMKHKDLLQSQQRCKEMSKQAKVFLDHYTAEKEAEILQYENELVQLQLYLDQVQKDVLSWEAFWADLQSIIVKEALRLRHIKVGIHSLFQLANMQLNLNLNVPADDSHRQLTMVEPSQTLLPGQKWSSNDS, translated from the exons ATGGGGAATTCTCAGTCAGACTGGGAAGTCAGCCAGTGCTTCCCCTTGGAAGTGTCTGTCTCCACTTATTCATTATG TGCCGGGAGGACCTGGGCTCTCTCGGCcctgctggtggctggaggAATGGCCACCGTGGACAAAAAGGAACTGTTGGACTATTTCTCCATGCAGTACaggcagagcctcctgcccatGCTCAG GACACGGGGACTGTCATCAGAGGATGCCGTGTCCCTGTTTGTTTACCTCcagaagaagaggagagaagctAGACTGATGCAAAATGCtctggaggagaagaaagag GCCTTCAAGGAGAGGATGAAAGCCATAGCCTGCCGGTGGAGGGGCCTCCACATCAAGGAGGCTCAGCTGAAAAACTACAAGAATAAATTTAGGAAGTTTCTCAAG GAAAATGATAAGAAGCGAATCCAGGCCCTGCAGAAAGCCATCGGGGAGAGAGAGACGAAGATTCAAAAGGAGAGTGAGCTTTTGGAAGCCAAGAGGCAACTGGAAATCCTGAAAAATAAGCACCAGAAACTCTGCAACAAAGTGCAAAAGTACTCCATCTTCACCAAATACCTGGAGGATGTGGTGAAGGTCTCACAG TTTGAGGAGATCCAGGAAGTCATTTGGCGCTACAGGACACTGGTGATGAAGCACAAGGACCTGCTGCAGTCACAACAGAGGTGTAAGGAAATGTCTAAACAAGCCAAGGTGTTCCTGGACCACTATACAGCAGAGAAGGaagctgagatcctgcagtaCGAAAATGAACTGGTGCAGCTCCAGCTATATCTTGACCAGGTTCAAAAGGACGTCCTCTCCTGG gaggctttctgggctgaccTCCAGAGCATTATTGTCAAGGAAGCCCTGAGGCTGAGGCACATCAAGGTGGGCATCCACAGCCTCTTCCAGCTTGCCAACATGCAGCTGAATCTGAACCTGAACGTGCCAGCAGATGACAGCCACAGACAGCTGACCATGGTAGAGCCAAGCCAGACTCTTCTCCCCGGCCAGAAGTGGAGCAGTAATGACTCTTAG